From a region of the Candidatus Limnocylindrales bacterium genome:
- a CDS encoding DUF389 domain-containing protein, translated as MAQTPADEGAAAPSPRLESWPQRWARAVGGISRVSPERRAEVLAEIHEGSQSTSIYYVLLGLSELIAGFALIIDSDATLIGANVVAPLMTPIFGVSLGLLRGDMPLLRSALLAEFGGAALGIALCFALGLMPFTFEPSRLLLSQTHPTLIDLLVAVLAGSAGVLAMIDERISPALPGVAIATALNPPIAAIGLCLAYGSYDNAWGAFLLFFANVLAILAVAGVLFLIAGFVRREEFGSLGTLARRFSAAVIGLVVVTVVLTGTLTGMVRDLRTNAMISRVLDAELAREPGTALIHIESTRHADRVDVLSTVNTPRILLPERVRSMQAKLAERLGEPVQLFVRCSVTKDVAATGSTEVRPYLGLRDDISTAPASEETRLLVQAEQFAREIAETRPDLVLNDVEYYELPSGPVLIFSILNARQPSSESVWRFEEGLRKRLADANVRVIVRTMESNDMTSKGRILFGAAHFGDENPEHKAAQKLVEDTIASSLQALPDVFVTAVDAIRDESGWHVRTEVVAPRALAPADLAKVEKAAGAAARAPVDISARMRSDLIVTAGGYSAAGNLYAAARGDEPPVP; from the coding sequence ATGGCGCAAACTCCTGCAGACGAGGGCGCTGCCGCACCATCTCCGCGCCTGGAGTCATGGCCGCAGCGTTGGGCCCGAGCCGTTGGCGGCATCTCCAGGGTTTCGCCCGAGCGGCGCGCCGAGGTTCTCGCGGAGATTCACGAAGGATCGCAGTCGACGAGCATCTACTACGTGCTGCTCGGCCTCTCCGAGCTGATCGCCGGATTCGCGCTCATCATCGACAGTGATGCGACGTTGATCGGCGCCAACGTCGTCGCGCCGCTGATGACCCCGATCTTCGGCGTGTCGCTCGGATTGCTGCGCGGCGACATGCCGCTGCTGCGAAGCGCCCTTCTGGCCGAGTTCGGCGGAGCAGCGCTCGGCATCGCGCTGTGCTTCGCGCTTGGGCTGATGCCGTTCACGTTCGAGCCGTCGCGGCTCCTGCTGTCGCAGACGCACCCGACGCTGATCGATCTCCTCGTTGCCGTGCTTGCCGGCTCTGCCGGCGTGCTCGCGATGATCGATGAGCGCATCAGTCCGGCGCTGCCGGGAGTCGCGATCGCGACCGCGCTCAATCCGCCGATCGCCGCAATCGGCCTGTGCCTTGCGTACGGCTCGTACGACAACGCCTGGGGAGCTTTCCTGCTGTTCTTCGCGAACGTGCTCGCGATCCTCGCGGTGGCCGGTGTGCTTTTCCTGATCGCGGGCTTCGTGCGGCGCGAGGAATTCGGATCGCTGGGTACTCTCGCGCGGCGTTTCTCTGCCGCGGTGATTGGTCTTGTCGTCGTCACGGTGGTGCTGACCGGGACGCTCACCGGCATGGTGCGCGACCTTCGAACCAACGCCATGATCAGCCGCGTGCTCGATGCCGAGCTCGCGCGCGAGCCGGGCACGGCGCTGATCCATATCGAATCCACGCGCCATGCGGATCGCGTCGACGTGCTCTCGACCGTCAACACGCCCCGCATCCTGCTTCCCGAACGCGTCCGCAGCATGCAGGCCAAGCTTGCCGAGCGTCTCGGCGAGCCGGTTCAGCTGTTCGTGCGCTGCAGCGTCACCAAGGACGTCGCGGCCACGGGCTCGACCGAAGTGCGTCCCTACCTGGGCCTCAGAGACGACATCTCGACCGCACCTGCTTCAGAAGAAACCCGACTTCTCGTCCAGGCTGAGCAGTTCGCCAGGGAGATCGCCGAGACGCGGCCGGACCTCGTCCTGAACGACGTCGAATACTACGAGCTGCCGAGCGGCCCGGTGCTGATCTTTTCGATCCTGAACGCGCGCCAGCCGTCGTCGGAGTCGGTATGGCGCTTCGAAGAAGGCCTGAGGAAACGCCTGGCCGATGCGAACGTGCGCGTGATCGTGCGCACGATGGAATCCAACGACATGACATCGAAGGGCCGCATCCTGTTCGGCGCTGCGCATTTCGGCGACGAGAACCCGGAACACAAGGCCGCGCAGAAACTGGTGGAAGACACGATCGCGTCATCGCTGCAGGCTCTTCCGGACGTGTTCGTGACGGCCGTCGATGCGATCCGCGACGAATCCGGCTGGCACGTGCGTACGGAAGTCGTCGCGCCCCGAGCGCTGGCGCCGGCGGATCTCGCAAAAGTGGAGAAGGCGGCCGGTGCGGCGGCGCGAGCGCCGGTGGACATTTCGGCGCGCATGCGTTCGGACCTGATCGTGACCGCCGGCGGCTACTCGGCAGCAGGCAACCTTTACGCTGCCGCGCGTGGTGACGAGCCGCCGGTCCCGTAG
- a CDS encoding SDR family oxidoreductase, translating to MEQRTILITGANTGIGRSTAAALAAGGARVILACRSREKTQPVIEEIRRTTGNEDVEFLALDLDSLASVRAAAEEFLSRRQPLHILINNAGIAGQRGVTADGFEKTFGVNHLGHFVLTTMLLDRMRESAPGRIVTVSSQAHYDAKGIDFSVLRRPTASVTGLAEYAVSKLANVLFTQELARRLRHDGISTYALHPGVIASDVWRSVPTPFRQIMKLFMKSTEQGAQTSVYCATAPELGRESGRYYDGCKEKPASQYATVDLAASLWTQSEEWTA from the coding sequence ATGGAACAACGTACGATTCTGATCACAGGTGCCAACACCGGAATCGGCCGCAGCACGGCCGCAGCGCTCGCGGCCGGCGGTGCACGCGTGATCCTCGCATGCCGCTCCCGGGAAAAGACCCAGCCGGTCATCGAAGAGATCCGTCGCACGACCGGAAATGAAGATGTGGAGTTTCTCGCGCTCGATCTCGACAGCCTCGCGTCGGTGCGCGCCGCGGCGGAGGAATTCCTCTCGCGAAGGCAGCCGCTGCACATCCTGATCAACAATGCCGGCATTGCCGGGCAACGCGGTGTGACGGCCGACGGTTTCGAGAAGACGTTCGGTGTCAATCACCTCGGCCACTTCGTGCTGACCACGATGCTGCTCGATCGCATGCGCGAGAGCGCGCCCGGCCGCATCGTCACGGTATCGAGCCAGGCGCACTACGATGCGAAGGGAATCGATTTCTCGGTGCTGCGCCGGCCCACGGCGTCGGTCACCGGGCTCGCCGAATATGCGGTCAGCAAGCTTGCCAACGTGCTGTTCACCCAGGAGCTCGCGCGCCGGCTGCGTCACGACGGGATCTCGACCTACGCGTTGCATCCCGGTGTGATTGCGTCCGACGTCTGGCGCAGCGTGCCGACGCCGTTTCGGCAGATCATGAAGCTTTTCATGAAATCCACCGAGCAGGGGGCGCAGACATCCGTGTACTGTGCCACGGCGCCGGAGCTCGGCCGCGAGTCCGGCCGCTACTACGATGGCTGCAAGGAAAAACCGGCGAGCCAGTACGCCACCGTCGACCTGGCCGCTTCGCTGTGGACGCAGAGTGAGGAGTGGACCGCGTAG
- a CDS encoding nitrite/sulfite reductase, producing MKETSWREKLQDRIPAQWRDEIDAFENQMELRKQRKIEERVFAEVRLRRGAYGQRYDNGRRHDGVVTQDLGFPQKGLTKGPDTEWDAPGMQRIKIPFGRMTADQLEAIAECAEEYSDAILHVTTRQDIQLHYVHIEDSADLQRRLAAVGVTTREACGNSVRNVTGCPLAGICRDEAFDISPYARAEAFFLLGHRDVQDFGRKFKIAYSGCEQHACGLVTIHDLGFVARVRKENGREERGFRVVVGGGLGPVPHIAKELYEFLPEAEMLPLSQAVSRVYARLGEKRNRNKARIKFLVAKLGIDEFRRLVDEERRVLESDPRWTEWLATAHEEMLEHLPAPVTDGTAKPAAGFDEWRRTNVYPQRQPGFTAVSITLPLGDITSDQGRTLAAITRRFTRDALRTTVEQNLILRWVHDADLVAVYNELARIGLNLPGAASVVDVVTCPGTDTCKLGVASSRGLAAELRTRLYARELQYDADLRDLRIKVSGCPNSCGQHHVADIGFYGSSRNIGPYRVPHFQVILGGEWQNNGGSYGLALGAVPSKRIPDTVDVLMTSYIEGRHNGEKFRDWVGRAGKKAIKDLLNPLTPVPAHDARPDYYVDWHDVREYTIGDIGVGECAGEVVSLTEFSLVEAESLAFDASVLLDDASAADRASELAFTAMIRAAQGLLKTEAPDVKADPDIVLPLFRQRFLDNERFFDRFVGRQESGYLLAAAESGMHVRDLDEAHRRVEEAQLFIEACHACYARMLEAKSAGGALGSIGA from the coding sequence ATGAAAGAGACGAGCTGGCGCGAGAAGCTCCAGGACAGGATCCCCGCCCAATGGCGCGACGAGATCGACGCGTTCGAAAACCAGATGGAGCTGCGCAAGCAGCGCAAGATCGAGGAACGCGTGTTCGCCGAGGTGCGCCTGCGGCGCGGCGCCTACGGACAGCGCTACGACAACGGTCGCCGTCACGATGGCGTTGTGACGCAGGATCTCGGCTTCCCGCAGAAGGGCCTGACCAAGGGGCCCGATACCGAATGGGATGCCCCGGGGATGCAGCGCATCAAGATTCCCTTCGGCCGCATGACCGCCGACCAGCTCGAGGCGATCGCCGAGTGCGCCGAGGAATACAGCGACGCGATCCTGCACGTGACCACCAGGCAGGACATCCAGCTTCATTATGTTCACATCGAAGACAGCGCGGACCTGCAGCGGCGCCTTGCCGCGGTCGGTGTGACGACGCGCGAGGCTTGCGGCAACAGCGTGCGCAACGTCACCGGCTGCCCGCTCGCCGGCATCTGCCGCGACGAAGCGTTCGACATCTCGCCGTACGCGCGCGCCGAAGCGTTCTTCCTGCTCGGGCATCGCGACGTGCAGGACTTCGGCCGCAAGTTCAAGATCGCCTACAGCGGCTGTGAGCAGCACGCCTGCGGTCTGGTGACGATCCACGATCTCGGATTCGTCGCGCGCGTCCGCAAAGAGAACGGCCGCGAAGAGCGCGGCTTCCGCGTGGTGGTCGGCGGCGGCCTCGGGCCGGTGCCGCACATCGCCAAGGAGCTCTACGAATTTCTTCCGGAAGCCGAGATGCTCCCGCTCAGCCAGGCCGTCTCGCGCGTGTACGCGCGCCTTGGCGAGAAGCGCAACCGCAACAAGGCGCGCATCAAGTTCCTCGTTGCAAAGCTCGGCATCGACGAGTTCCGCCGTCTCGTCGATGAGGAACGTCGCGTGCTCGAAAGCGATCCGCGCTGGACGGAATGGCTGGCGACCGCGCACGAGGAGATGCTCGAGCACCTGCCGGCGCCCGTGACCGACGGCACGGCGAAGCCCGCAGCCGGATTCGACGAATGGCGGCGTACCAATGTGTACCCGCAGCGTCAGCCGGGGTTCACGGCCGTCTCGATCACGCTGCCGCTCGGCGACATCACGTCGGACCAGGGACGCACGCTGGCCGCGATCACCCGCCGCTTCACTCGCGATGCGCTTCGCACCACGGTCGAGCAGAACCTGATCCTGCGCTGGGTGCACGACGCGGATCTGGTGGCGGTCTACAACGAGCTCGCGCGAATCGGCCTGAACCTGCCCGGCGCGGCTTCGGTGGTCGACGTCGTGACGTGCCCCGGCACCGACACGTGCAAGCTCGGTGTCGCAAGCTCACGCGGACTGGCCGCCGAGCTGCGCACGCGCCTTTACGCGAGAGAGCTGCAGTACGATGCGGATCTGCGCGATCTTCGCATCAAGGTTTCCGGATGCCCGAACAGCTGCGGGCAGCACCACGTGGCCGACATCGGCTTCTATGGAAGCTCGCGCAACATCGGGCCGTATCGCGTGCCGCACTTCCAGGTGATCCTCGGCGGAGAATGGCAGAACAACGGCGGCAGCTACGGTCTCGCGCTCGGCGCGGTGCCGAGCAAACGCATTCCGGACACCGTCGACGTGCTGATGACGAGCTACATCGAAGGTCGCCACAACGGCGAGAAGTTCCGTGACTGGGTCGGTCGCGCCGGCAAGAAGGCCATCAAGGACCTGCTGAATCCCTTGACCCCGGTGCCGGCGCACGATGCGCGTCCCGACTACTACGTGGACTGGCACGACGTGCGCGAGTACACGATTGGCGACATCGGCGTCGGCGAGTGCGCCGGCGAGGTCGTCAGCCTGACCGAGTTCAGCCTGGTGGAAGCCGAGAGCCTCGCGTTCGATGCGTCGGTGCTGCTCGATGATGCCAGCGCCGCAGACCGCGCCTCCGAGCTTGCGTTCACCGCGATGATCCGGGCTGCGCAGGGACTGCTCAAGACCGAAGCACCCGACGTGAAGGCCGATCCGGACATCGTGCTGCCGCTGTTCCGCCAGCGTTTCCTCGACAACGAGCGGTTCTTCGATCGTTTCGTCGGCCGTCAGGAATCCGGGTATCTGCTGGCGGCTGCGGAAAGCGGCATGCACGTGCGCGATCTCGACGAGGCGCACCGCCGCGTCGAAGAGGCTCAGCTCTTCATCGAAGCCTGTCACGCGTGCTACGCGCGCATGCTCGAAGCGAAGTCTGCCGGCGGGGCTCTCGGGAGCATCGGAGCATGA
- a CDS encoding TIGR03617 family F420-dependent LLM class oxidoreductase: MKIDAPLLDSSFAGAAPLARSHAAASFDGVFTFDGPHDPFTALALAAEHTRLDIATGVAIALARSPMTVAQVAHDLQSFSSGRFTLGLGSQVRAHVERRFSMPWSRPVDRMKEFVAALRAIFSCWNDDAPLQFDGEFYRHTLMPPLLRPAPCSHGAPPIVLAAVGRQMLEAAGEVADGWVTHPFHSLRYLETFALPAIAAGRARRSSALAEDFHVVAQVLVVTGSDEGELAASREAVRAQIAFYASTQAYRPVLEADGEGELQSELRGLTRQGRWSEMARLVTDAMVERYAIVGQPEAAGRELRLRYAKIAGRVAIATPMLLRPETAGRLVAGFHGI, from the coding sequence GTGAAGATCGACGCGCCGCTGCTCGACTCGTCGTTTGCCGGTGCAGCGCCGCTCGCGCGCTCGCACGCGGCGGCGAGCTTTGATGGCGTCTTTACGTTCGACGGGCCGCACGATCCGTTTACTGCGCTCGCGTTGGCCGCCGAGCACACCCGTCTCGATATCGCGACCGGCGTCGCCATCGCACTGGCGCGAAGCCCGATGACCGTCGCCCAGGTCGCGCACGACCTGCAATCGTTCAGCAGCGGGCGCTTTACGCTCGGCCTCGGCTCACAGGTTCGCGCGCACGTCGAGCGCCGGTTTTCGATGCCGTGGTCGCGCCCGGTCGACCGCATGAAGGAGTTCGTCGCCGCACTGCGCGCGATCTTCTCATGCTGGAACGACGATGCGCCGCTCCAGTTCGACGGTGAGTTCTACCGGCATACGCTGATGCCGCCGCTGCTGAGGCCCGCACCGTGTTCGCACGGCGCGCCGCCGATCGTGCTGGCCGCTGTCGGCCGGCAGATGCTCGAGGCGGCCGGCGAGGTTGCGGATGGCTGGGTGACGCATCCGTTTCATTCGCTTCGCTATCTGGAGACGTTTGCGCTTCCGGCCATCGCCGCCGGACGCGCACGACGAAGCAGTGCGCTCGCCGAAGATTTTCATGTCGTCGCGCAGGTTCTCGTCGTCACCGGCTCGGACGAAGGCGAGCTGGCTGCTTCACGCGAAGCCGTACGCGCGCAGATCGCATTCTATGCTTCGACGCAGGCATACCGGCCGGTGCTCGAAGCCGACGGCGAGGGCGAGCTTCAAAGTGAGCTGCGAGGTCTTACGCGGCAGGGACGCTGGAGCGAGATGGCTCGGCTCGTGACGGACGCAATGGTCGAGCGCTATGCGATCGTCGGTCAGCCCGAAGCCGCCGGACGTGAGCTTCGTCTGCGGTACGCGAAGATTGCCGGACGCGTGGCGATTGCGACGCCGATGCTGCTGCGTCCCGAGACGGCGGGCAGGCTGGTCGCGGGTTTTCACGGCATCTAG
- a CDS encoding long-chain-fatty-acid--CoA ligase, with product MFDFSDLKVLADLTRQQARLRPDETAQIFEERTTTFAELNLHASRIANGLIALGVRPQVRIGYIGMNSDRFFETVYGCFKANVVPVGVNWRLAAPEIVYVLGDAQAEILFVGAEFVPVIEKIRGELTAVRQIIAIDGGHSSWPDFEAWRDSQSPADPMLAIDLDDDVLQLYTSGTTGHPKGVQLTNRNYIAFFELAQKSGWADNDPGEVNLVAMPDFHVAGVNAGLVATGQGACAVIMKQVEPAKVLDYVARYRINNMFLVPAVIQFLLDVPGADACDFSSLRRVFYGASPISEEVLLRATRLFGCSFSQLYGLTETVGAGTALDPDSHDPSRGKLRSCGKAYPGFEIRILGANGESAPQGEVGEIAIKSPTVMKGYWGKPEATAAAIKDGWFLTGDAGFFDEEGYLYIHDRVKDMIVSGGENIYPAEVENALMGCPQVADAAVIGVPDEKWGEAVKACVVLKPGVAATAEQIIAACKTRIASYKCPKSIDFVASLPRNPSGKILRRELREPYWAGRGRRVN from the coding sequence ATGTTCGATTTTTCCGATCTCAAGGTCCTTGCCGATCTGACCCGCCAGCAGGCTCGCCTCCGGCCTGACGAAACAGCGCAGATCTTCGAGGAGCGCACGACGACGTTCGCCGAGCTCAACCTGCATGCAAGCCGGATCGCGAACGGGCTGATTGCGCTCGGCGTGCGGCCGCAGGTGCGTATCGGATACATCGGAATGAACTCGGACCGCTTCTTCGAGACGGTCTACGGTTGCTTCAAGGCGAACGTCGTTCCGGTTGGCGTCAACTGGCGCCTGGCTGCGCCCGAGATCGTCTACGTGCTCGGTGATGCGCAGGCGGAGATCCTGTTCGTCGGCGCCGAGTTCGTGCCCGTGATCGAGAAGATTCGCGGCGAGCTCACGGCCGTCCGGCAGATCATCGCGATCGACGGCGGGCATTCCTCGTGGCCGGATTTTGAAGCGTGGCGCGATTCGCAGTCGCCGGCCGATCCGATGCTCGCGATCGATCTCGATGACGACGTGCTTCAGCTGTACACGAGCGGCACCACCGGCCATCCGAAAGGCGTCCAGCTCACCAATCGCAACTACATCGCGTTTTTCGAGCTGGCGCAGAAGTCCGGCTGGGCCGACAACGATCCGGGCGAGGTCAACCTCGTCGCGATGCCGGATTTCCACGTCGCCGGCGTGAATGCGGGACTGGTCGCGACGGGGCAGGGCGCGTGCGCGGTGATCATGAAACAGGTCGAGCCGGCGAAGGTTCTCGACTACGTGGCGCGTTATCGCATCAACAACATGTTCCTCGTGCCGGCCGTGATCCAGTTCCTGCTCGACGTGCCCGGAGCCGACGCGTGCGATTTTTCGTCGCTGCGGCGCGTGTTCTATGGAGCGTCACCGATCTCCGAGGAGGTGCTGCTTCGCGCCACGCGGCTGTTCGGATGCTCGTTCTCGCAGCTGTACGGCCTGACCGAGACTGTCGGCGCCGGCACCGCGCTCGATCCGGACAGCCATGACCCGTCGCGCGGAAAGCTCCGCTCGTGCGGCAAAGCGTATCCCGGTTTCGAGATCCGCATTCTCGGAGCGAATGGCGAGAGTGCTCCGCAAGGCGAGGTCGGTGAGATCGCGATCAAGTCGCCGACCGTCATGAAGGGATACTGGGGAAAACCCGAAGCGACGGCCGCTGCGATCAAGGACGGCTGGTTCCTGACCGGTGACGCCGGGTTCTTCGACGAAGAGGGCTACCTCTACATCCACGATCGCGTCAAGGACATGATCGTGTCGGGAGGCGAGAACATCTATCCGGCCGAAGTCGAGAATGCACTGATGGGATGTCCGCAGGTGGCCGACGCTGCGGTCATCGGTGTTCCGGATGAGAAGTGGGGAGAGGCCGTGAAGGCGTGCGTCGTGCTGAAGCCGGGCGTCGCCGCGACTGCTGAACAGATCATTGCTGCGTGCAAGACGCGGATTGCGTCGTACAAGTGTCCGAAGTCGATCGATTTCGTTGCGTCGCTGCCGCGCAATCCTTCAGGGAAGATTCTTCGCAGGGAGCTGCGCGAGCCGTACTGGGCGGGGCGGGGACGGCGGGTGAATTGA
- a CDS encoding alpha/beta hydrolase, whose protein sequence is MVSIPAVVINRHELLVLVHGFNNHQREAQEAYQAFRTRARRRVGAAGSTAFSDRLADVFWPGDAKWPGITDRADFLVYPHAVTTAKDVAPTLAQYLSSKPGLLIVHFVSHSLGGRVVLETIEHLRNRRGPRIGKVCLMAAAVPTFMMCPGGRLYDAASEAAFLRVLYSESDAVLSLTFGPGQTIANGDEGFFPQAVGLRGDIPIQPGKMERERIAGAGHGDYWGGSANPASESSGNAVADFFGFDAVALRGLSSRPLPPKTVVASRPAPPLRSIGDHP, encoded by the coding sequence GTGGTTTCGATCCCCGCGGTCGTCATCAATCGGCACGAGCTGCTGGTTCTCGTGCATGGCTTCAACAATCATCAGCGCGAAGCCCAGGAAGCCTATCAGGCCTTTCGGACGCGGGCCCGGAGAAGAGTCGGCGCAGCCGGGTCGACCGCGTTTTCCGATCGCCTGGCCGATGTGTTCTGGCCGGGCGATGCGAAATGGCCCGGCATAACCGATCGCGCGGACTTCCTCGTCTATCCGCACGCCGTAACAACCGCCAAGGACGTAGCGCCGACGCTGGCGCAATACCTCAGCTCAAAACCCGGCCTGCTCATCGTCCATTTCGTGTCCCATTCCCTGGGAGGACGTGTGGTGCTGGAAACAATCGAGCATCTGCGCAACCGCCGCGGCCCGAGAATCGGCAAAGTGTGCCTGATGGCCGCCGCCGTGCCGACATTCATGATGTGCCCCGGTGGCCGACTCTACGACGCAGCTTCGGAGGCTGCGTTTCTGCGTGTTCTGTATTCCGAGTCGGACGCAGTCCTGTCACTGACGTTCGGCCCGGGCCAGACGATCGCAAACGGGGACGAAGGGTTTTTCCCACAGGCCGTTGGCTTGCGCGGAGACATCCCGATCCAGCCCGGTAAAATGGAGCGAGAACGAATTGCCGGAGCCGGCCACGGTGACTACTGGGGCGGCAGTGCCAATCCTGCAAGTGAGAGCAGCGGCAACGCCGTTGCGGATTTCTTCGGCTTCGATGCGGTAGCGTTGCGCGGTCTTTCTTCGCGACCGCTTCCGCCAAAGACGGTCGTAGCATCTCGTCCAGCCCCGCCGCTACGGTCCATCGGTGATCACCCATAG